In Bradyrhizobium lablabi, one DNA window encodes the following:
- a CDS encoding cobalamin-independent methionine synthase II family protein codes for MPKHLLPTTVVGSYPQPEWLVDRAMLSKSVPRTRMHEMWRLPPKHLEEAQDDATIVAIRDMERAGIDIVTDGEIRRESYSNRFATALEGIDIDNPAVITSQSGHKTPVPRVVGKIRRTHPVELRDMEFLRRNTDRAAKITLPGPFTMSQQAKNEFYKDDEELAMAFAEAVNAEALDLQKAGADVIQLDEPWVRNNPELAKRYAVKAINRALDGITVPTVVHLCFGYAAVVPGSTKPSGYSFLAELADTRAEQISIEAAQPKLDLGVLKELSSKTIMLGVLDLGNPEIETADIIADRIRHGLKYVAADRLIPAPDCGMKYMPRHIAFGKLKAMCDAAAMVRKELS; via the coding sequence ATGCCAAAGCATCTGTTGCCGACGACGGTTGTCGGAAGCTATCCGCAGCCGGAATGGCTGGTCGATCGCGCCATGCTCTCGAAATCGGTCCCGCGTACCCGCATGCACGAGATGTGGCGGCTTCCGCCGAAACATCTCGAGGAAGCCCAGGACGATGCGACCATCGTCGCCATCCGTGACATGGAGCGCGCCGGCATCGATATCGTGACCGACGGCGAGATTCGCCGGGAAAGCTATTCGAACCGTTTTGCCACTGCGCTCGAAGGCATCGATATCGACAATCCCGCTGTTATCACGTCGCAGTCGGGACACAAGACTCCGGTGCCGCGCGTGGTTGGAAAAATACGCCGCACACACCCCGTCGAGTTGCGCGACATGGAGTTCCTTCGCCGCAATACCGACCGCGCGGCGAAAATCACCCTGCCCGGCCCGTTCACCATGAGCCAGCAGGCCAAGAACGAGTTTTACAAGGACGACGAGGAGCTGGCGATGGCGTTTGCCGAAGCCGTCAACGCGGAAGCGCTCGACCTGCAAAAGGCCGGCGCCGACGTCATCCAGCTCGACGAGCCCTGGGTGCGCAACAATCCCGAGCTGGCAAAACGCTATGCGGTAAAGGCGATCAACCGCGCGCTCGACGGCATCACGGTGCCGACCGTGGTGCATTTGTGTTTTGGCTATGCCGCCGTGGTGCCGGGCTCGACCAAACCTTCCGGCTATTCGTTTCTCGCCGAACTTGCCGACACGCGCGCCGAACAGATTTCGATCGAGGCGGCGCAACCAAAACTCGATCTCGGCGTGTTGAAGGAATTGTCGTCGAAGACGATCATGTTAGGGGTGCTCGATCTCGGCAACCCCGAGATCGAAACAGCCGACATTATCGCCGACCGTATCCGGCACGGCCTGAAATATGTCGCAGCCGACCGGCTCATTCCCGCCCCCGATTGCGGCATGAAATACATGCCGCGCCACATCGCCTTCGGAAAGCTCAAGGCGATGTGCGATGCTGCGGCGATGGTGCGGAAGGAATTGAGCTAG
- a CDS encoding TetR/AcrR family transcriptional regulator yields the protein MSTRPYLSPVRTAAAAAKRDRVIEAAAGLLRGNASIASFSLDAVAKAAGVTRLTVYHQFGSRQGLLEAVFDDIARQGGLTEIADAMAMPDPRAALDRLVEIFCAFWNRDPAMGRLHEAMATDPEFAQALLERNERRRKAFDVLVKRIAAKSASPRARQDAVDMIFALTSFATFAMLSQDRSLDGVCELVKFACRSALDPLLSGTRTRRAS from the coding sequence ATGTCGACCCGCCCCTATTTGAGTCCCGTGCGGACGGCTGCAGCGGCAGCCAAGCGGGATCGCGTGATCGAAGCCGCGGCGGGGTTGCTGCGCGGGAATGCAAGCATCGCCAGCTTCTCGCTGGACGCGGTGGCGAAAGCGGCAGGCGTAACGCGGCTGACCGTCTATCATCAGTTCGGCTCGCGGCAAGGATTGCTCGAAGCCGTGTTCGATGACATCGCGCGACAGGGCGGCCTCACCGAGATCGCCGACGCGATGGCGATGCCGGATCCGCGCGCCGCGCTCGACCGACTGGTCGAGATTTTTTGCGCCTTTTGGAACCGGGATCCCGCGATGGGCCGGCTGCATGAAGCGATGGCGACCGACCCCGAATTCGCGCAAGCCTTGCTCGAGCGCAACGAGCGCCGCCGCAAGGCATTCGACGTCCTGGTCAAGCGGATCGCCGCGAAGTCGGCATCGCCTCGCGCGCGGCAGGACGCCGTCGACATGATCTTCGCCCTCACGAGCTTCGCGACGTTCGCCATGCTGAGCCAGGATCGCTCGCTCGATGGGGTGTGCGAACTCGTAAAATTCGCCTGCCGCAGCGCACTTGATCCGCTATTGTCAGGCACGCGAACAAGGAGAGCATCGTGA